One genomic region from Conexibacter woesei DSM 14684 encodes:
- a CDS encoding TIGR03619 family F420-dependent LLM class oxidoreductase — MRFAVMLPQANRLASPEALVEVAQAAEELGFSAVSVRDHVVFNGAYITSGTADLEGPGELRAMFEALETLTWVAAHTSRVRLRTSVLILPNRHPLLLAKQLSTLDVLSGGRLTIGFGVGPNRRETAVDTTKLGAHRVNLEKEYDAFGAHGARGPRMQEYFEAMVAIWTQESASYRGETVAFDDVEVFPKPLQRPYPPIVVGGRSSAALRRAARWDAGWMPSQVTAQEIAAGVAELRALREQAGLAPEPPSIGINVHSAIAESTAAAEAFVAPTIGHHFAGPEALRERALLGDVEAFAARVRAYRDAGVEEIELKPVYRSIDDCVAHLRTIHDEVMPAVA, encoded by the coding sequence ATGAGATTCGCCGTCATGCTCCCGCAGGCCAACCGGCTCGCGTCGCCGGAGGCGCTCGTCGAGGTCGCCCAGGCCGCCGAGGAGCTGGGCTTCAGCGCCGTCTCGGTGCGCGACCACGTCGTCTTCAACGGCGCCTACATCACGTCCGGCACGGCCGACCTCGAGGGGCCGGGAGAGCTGCGCGCGATGTTCGAGGCGCTCGAGACGCTGACGTGGGTCGCGGCGCACACCTCGCGCGTGCGCCTGCGCACGTCCGTCCTGATCCTGCCCAACCGCCATCCCCTGCTGCTGGCCAAGCAGCTCTCGACGCTCGACGTGCTGTCCGGCGGGCGGCTCACGATCGGCTTCGGCGTCGGCCCCAACCGCAGGGAGACCGCCGTCGACACGACGAAGCTCGGGGCCCATCGCGTCAACCTGGAGAAGGAGTACGACGCGTTCGGCGCGCACGGCGCCCGCGGCCCGCGGATGCAGGAGTACTTCGAGGCGATGGTCGCGATCTGGACGCAGGAGAGCGCCTCCTACCGCGGTGAGACCGTCGCGTTCGACGACGTCGAGGTCTTCCCCAAGCCGCTTCAGCGCCCGTATCCGCCGATCGTCGTCGGCGGGCGCTCGTCGGCCGCGCTGCGCCGCGCCGCGCGCTGGGACGCGGGCTGGATGCCCAGCCAGGTGACGGCGCAGGAGATCGCGGCGGGGGTCGCCGAGCTGCGCGCGCTGCGCGAGCAGGCGGGCCTCGCGCCCGAGCCGCCCTCGATCGGGATCAACGTCCACTCCGCGATCGCGGAGTCGACCGCCGCGGCCGAGGCGTTCGTCGCACCGACGATCGGCCACCACTTCGCCGGCCCCGAGGCGCTGCGCGAGCGGGCGCTGCTCGGCGACGTCGAGGCGTTCGCCGCGCGCGTGCGCGCCTACCGCGATGCCGGCGTCGAGGAGATCGAGCTCAAGCCGGTGTATCGCTCGATCGACGACTGCGTCGCGCACCTGCGGACGATCCACGACGAGGTGATGCCGGCGGTCGCCTGA
- a CDS encoding ABC transporter substrate-binding protein, with product MHEIEGMPVRVAAFPSAGELALHAADARGLFAAAGLRVDAQLIAGQRPQFAGLRDGSWDVLHTAADNVLAHHDELDLIVVAGVNRGMLSLVADGDGGLAALRRRPIGVDSAASGYAVVLRHVLRRAGVAPEECTFAEVGGTRERAQALRDGTIAATLLTPPYDVATVRDGGHVVLRPTDVEPRYVGATVAVRRGWAEANSDVLRRYLGALADAEAWLRDPASRDAAAALAVDRAGAPAELAGDVVDAVLDPASGLLPGGRLDVADLASVLDVRRREGTPVDVDAAACLDLRYLPS from the coding sequence ATGCACGAGATTGAGGGGATGCCCGTTCGCGTCGCCGCGTTCCCGTCGGCCGGAGAGCTGGCGCTGCACGCCGCCGACGCGCGCGGACTGTTCGCCGCCGCCGGCCTCCGCGTCGACGCCCAGCTGATCGCGGGCCAGCGTCCGCAGTTCGCCGGACTGCGCGACGGCAGCTGGGACGTCCTGCACACGGCTGCCGACAACGTGCTCGCGCATCACGACGAGCTGGACCTGATCGTCGTCGCCGGCGTCAACCGCGGGATGCTGAGCCTCGTCGCCGACGGCGACGGCGGGCTCGCCGCCCTGCGACGGCGCCCGATCGGCGTCGACTCCGCCGCCAGCGGCTATGCCGTCGTCCTGCGCCACGTCCTGCGCCGCGCCGGCGTCGCCCCCGAGGAGTGCACGTTCGCCGAGGTCGGCGGCACGCGCGAGCGCGCGCAGGCGCTGCGCGACGGGACGATCGCCGCGACGCTGCTGACCCCGCCCTACGACGTCGCCACCGTCCGCGATGGCGGACACGTCGTGCTGCGCCCGACCGACGTCGAGCCCCGCTACGTCGGCGCGACGGTCGCCGTCCGCCGCGGCTGGGCCGAAGCCAACAGCGACGTGCTGCGCCGCTACCTCGGCGCGCTCGCGGACGCCGAAGCGTGGCTGCGCGACCCCGCCAGCCGCGACGCCGCGGCCGCGCTCGCCGTCGACCGGGCCGGGGCGCCGGCCGAGCTGGCCGGCGACGTCGTCGACGCCGTCCTCGATCCCGCCTCCGGCCTGCTGCCCGGCGGCCGGCTCGACGTCGCCGACCTCGCGTCCGTGCTGGACGTGCGCCGCCGCGAGGGCACGCCGGTCGACGTCGACGCCGCAGCCTGCCTCGACCTCCGCTACCTGCCGTCCTGA
- a CDS encoding amidohydrolase family protein: protein MGHVVIRGATVLSQDDEIGELVGDVEVRDGEIVAVGAGLATAGAEEIDAAGMVAIPGFVDTHWHLWGTLLRGVIGDGRAEGWFARKGKLAPHMSPEDMFNGVMLGAADGLATGVTTIHDWAHNVLSPDHADANLRAHKELGTRVHFTYGAPSAHPSLSREEMAAQGALPPDQAMDVADAVRVREQWSGEFGGLLSVGVNVRGPARSDEAVYREEWRQARDAGLPIAMHCAGTEAEVRRIRQVKLLEADGLLGPDVLLAHCLFLDEEERGLLAARGVPVTFSPLSELRLAMGFPILAQLREDGVQVSLSLDTTAIAGAADPFAAMRVALGISNSARGDATEVTPRDMLRVATLAGAEALGLGDRVGSITPGKRADIVLVRTRTLNAAPVVDPAVAVVHSALPSDVDTVLVDGRVVKRDGRLTTVEPEAVIGRAEVSLRGVCGRAGFEMTGLQSEGSAAWRSA from the coding sequence ATGGGCCACGTGGTGATCCGCGGGGCGACGGTGCTCAGCCAGGACGACGAGATCGGCGAGCTGGTCGGCGACGTCGAGGTGCGTGACGGTGAGATCGTCGCGGTCGGCGCCGGGCTCGCGACGGCTGGAGCGGAGGAGATCGATGCGGCTGGGATGGTCGCGATCCCGGGCTTCGTCGACACGCACTGGCACCTGTGGGGCACGCTGCTGCGCGGCGTGATCGGCGACGGCAGAGCTGAGGGCTGGTTCGCGCGCAAGGGCAAGCTGGCGCCGCACATGTCGCCGGAGGACATGTTCAACGGCGTGATGCTGGGCGCGGCCGACGGTCTCGCGACCGGCGTGACGACGATCCACGACTGGGCGCACAACGTGCTCAGCCCCGATCACGCGGACGCGAACCTGCGCGCGCACAAGGAGCTGGGCACGCGCGTCCACTTCACGTACGGTGCGCCGAGCGCGCATCCCTCGCTTTCGCGCGAGGAGATGGCGGCGCAGGGCGCGCTGCCGCCCGACCAGGCGATGGACGTCGCCGATGCCGTGCGCGTGCGCGAGCAGTGGAGCGGCGAGTTCGGCGGGCTGTTGAGCGTCGGCGTCAACGTGCGCGGGCCGGCACGGTCCGACGAGGCGGTCTACCGCGAGGAGTGGCGCCAGGCGCGCGACGCGGGGTTGCCGATCGCGATGCACTGCGCCGGCACCGAGGCTGAGGTCAGACGGATCCGGCAGGTCAAGCTGCTGGAGGCCGACGGGCTGCTCGGCCCCGACGTGCTGCTGGCGCACTGCCTCTTCCTCGACGAGGAGGAGCGCGGGCTGCTCGCGGCGCGGGGCGTGCCGGTCACGTTCAGCCCGCTGAGCGAGCTGCGGCTGGCGATGGGCTTCCCGATCCTCGCGCAGCTGCGCGAGGACGGCGTCCAGGTCAGCCTCTCGCTCGACACGACGGCGATCGCCGGCGCGGCGGATCCGTTCGCGGCGATGCGCGTCGCGTTGGGGATCTCCAACTCCGCGCGCGGTGACGCGACGGAGGTGACGCCGCGCGACATGCTGCGCGTCGCGACGCTGGCCGGTGCTGAGGCGCTCGGCCTCGGCGACCGCGTCGGTTCGATCACGCCCGGCAAGCGGGCGGACATCGTGCTCGTCAGAACGCGCACGCTGAACGCGGCGCCGGTCGTCGACCCCGCGGTGGCGGTCGTCCACTCTGCGCTGCCGAGCGACGTCGACACGGTGCTGGTCGACGGGCGCGTCGTGAAGCGCGACGGGCGGTTGACGACGGTCGAGCCGGAGGCCGTGATCGGCCGGGCGGAGGTGTCGCTGCGCGGCGTCTGCGGCCGCGCCGGGTTCGAGATGACGGGGCTTCAGAGCGAAGGGAGCGCAGCATGGCGGTCGGCGTGA
- a CDS encoding FAD binding domain-containing protein → MRVRRPGGGRDGVVKPAPFDYVAPDGVEEALAALALPGARPLAGGQSLIPLLSARRERPRLLVDLGRVRGLADVRVGGDGGLRLGAMTRQATLERDERVAAGWPLLREAVRHVGHVATRTRGTVGGSVAHADPAAQLPAALLALGARLRVRGPDGERVVELGARAGGAGERVAEGGERAAGAGGPVAAGELLVAIELPPLPHGARCAFAEHRETAAGPVVAGAAAVVADGRAALVVIGAADGPLRVAAAEQALLDGAPHETVARLAAAPARDLYVRAVLADTVRRTLGRLAPDPAARPGPAARPDPAARPDHGGSA, encoded by the coding sequence GTGCGAGTGCGCCGGCCCGGCGGCGGTCGGGACGGCGTCGTGAAGCCGGCGCCGTTCGACTACGTCGCTCCCGACGGCGTCGAGGAGGCGCTTGCCGCGCTCGCGCTGCCGGGCGCGCGACCGCTGGCGGGCGGCCAGAGCCTGATCCCGCTGCTCAGCGCGCGGCGCGAGCGTCCGCGACTGCTCGTCGATCTGGGGCGGGTGCGCGGACTCGCCGATGTCCGCGTCGGCGGTGACGGCGGGCTGCGGCTCGGGGCGATGACGCGCCAGGCGACGCTCGAACGCGACGAGCGCGTCGCCGCCGGCTGGCCGCTGCTGCGCGAGGCGGTCCGCCACGTCGGCCATGTGGCGACGCGCACCCGTGGGACGGTCGGCGGGTCGGTCGCCCACGCCGACCCGGCGGCGCAGCTGCCCGCCGCACTGCTCGCGCTCGGCGCGCGCTTGCGCGTGCGGGGTCCGGACGGGGAGCGGGTGGTCGAGCTGGGCGCGCGGGCGGGCGGCGCGGGCGAGCGTGTGGCGGAGGGCGGTGAGCGGGCGGCCGGCGCGGGCGGGCCGGTCGCGGCCGGCGAGCTGCTCGTCGCGATCGAGCTGCCGCCGCTCCCGCACGGGGCGCGCTGCGCGTTCGCCGAGCACCGCGAGACCGCCGCCGGGCCGGTCGTGGCGGGTGCGGCGGCGGTCGTCGCGGACGGCCGCGCGGCGCTCGTCGTGATCGGCGCGGCGGATGGGCCGCTGCGCGTGGCGGCGGCCGAGCAGGCTCTGCTCGACGGCGCGCCGCACGAGACGGTCGCGCGGCTCGCGGCGGCGCCGGCGCGCGATCTCTACGTGCGCGCGGTGCTCGCCGACACGGTCCGCCGCACGCTCGGGCGGCTCGCGCCCGATCCGGCCGCTCGACCCGGCCCCGCCGCGAGGCCCGACCCGGCCGCTCGACCCGATCACGGAGGAAGCGCATGA
- a CDS encoding xanthine dehydrogenase family protein molybdopterin-binding subunit, which produces MTRPAAGSILGRPVTRREDRRLLRGEGRFLDDLRPPGALHLAFVRSPHAHARIEAVRVPASGDGLVDVLTARDLDGLRPLPVGAPGDAEVADVPHPLLAADEACYAGQPVAAVIARSRALAEDAAERVEVDYRRLPAVLDARRAPETLVRWRRAGGDVDAAFASAEEIVRSAHAIPRLAGAPMEPRGATARVEADGRLTFWCSAQDTQRPLAQLCHVLGLERERVRVIVPDVGGAFGIKGSLTAELALTAVAAMRLGEPVTWVEDRRENLAGPYQGRGVEGEVELALDRRGRIRALRARVWCDLGAFLLPTTAFPPRILGGLLTGCYAIGAAEVEVVGARTNKVPTGPYRGAGRPEAAYLIERAVDAAARQLGADPLELRRRNLVRTFPHRTPLGADYDSGDYARCLELARELVGSEGGEDGGACVVGTGFAAYVETCGGMWEQAEVRLTDGGRVVLALGTCPHGQGHETTFAQIAADRLGVALEDVELRWGDSDVVPAGVGTYSSRSVAMGGSALVLALDDLCEQARPVAARLLDVEPDVLRWDLGGWWSRGGGFVSLADLAVVAPGLRGAGRFASDPVYSSGVTAAVVAIERATGRLRVLRIAAVDDAGTIVNPLLAEGQVLGGTVQGLGAVLCEQVVHDERGVQASDSLASYRLPVAADVPPIATRFVQTPSPRNPLGAKGIGEAGAIGTPAAIANAVADALGGASIDPPFTARKLWQALQETAR; this is translated from the coding sequence ATGACCAGGCCGGCCGCAGGCAGCATCCTCGGCCGGCCGGTCACGCGGCGTGAGGACCGGCGTCTGCTGCGCGGCGAGGGCCGCTTCCTCGACGATCTGCGACCGCCAGGTGCGCTGCACCTGGCGTTCGTCCGCAGCCCGCACGCGCACGCGCGCATCGAGGCGGTGCGGGTCCCCGCGAGCGGGGACGGGCTGGTCGACGTGCTGACCGCACGCGACCTCGACGGGCTGCGCCCGCTGCCCGTCGGCGCCCCGGGCGACGCCGAGGTCGCCGACGTCCCGCATCCGCTGCTGGCGGCGGACGAGGCGTGTTACGCGGGGCAGCCCGTGGCTGCGGTCATCGCGCGCTCCCGCGCGCTGGCGGAGGATGCGGCCGAGCGCGTCGAGGTCGACTACCGCCGGCTGCCGGCCGTGCTCGACGCACGGCGCGCACCCGAGACGCTGGTGCGCTGGCGGCGAGCCGGCGGCGACGTCGACGCGGCGTTCGCGTCCGCGGAGGAGATCGTGCGCAGCGCGCACGCGATCCCGCGGCTCGCGGGTGCGCCGATGGAGCCGCGCGGCGCGACCGCGCGCGTGGAGGCCGACGGCCGCCTGACGTTCTGGTGCTCGGCGCAGGACACGCAGCGGCCGCTCGCGCAGCTCTGCCACGTGCTCGGGCTGGAGCGGGAGCGCGTGCGGGTGATCGTGCCCGACGTCGGCGGCGCGTTCGGGATCAAGGGGTCGCTGACCGCCGAGCTGGCGCTGACCGCGGTCGCGGCGATGCGGCTGGGCGAGCCGGTCACGTGGGTCGAGGACCGCCGCGAGAACCTCGCCGGTCCGTATCAGGGGCGCGGGGTGGAGGGGGAGGTCGAGCTGGCGCTCGACCGCCGCGGCCGCATCCGCGCGTTGCGGGCCCGCGTCTGGTGCGACCTCGGCGCGTTCCTGCTGCCGACGACCGCCTTCCCGCCGCGGATCCTCGGCGGGCTGTTGACCGGTTGCTACGCGATTGGAGCTGCCGAGGTCGAGGTCGTCGGGGCGCGCACGAACAAGGTCCCGACCGGGCCATACCGCGGCGCCGGCCGCCCCGAGGCCGCGTACCTGATCGAGCGGGCGGTCGACGCCGCGGCGCGACAGCTCGGCGCCGACCCGCTGGAGCTGCGCCGCCGCAACCTCGTGCGCACGTTCCCGCACCGGACGCCGCTCGGCGCCGACTACGACTCCGGCGACTACGCACGCTGCCTGGAGCTGGCGCGGGAGCTGGTCGGGTCCGAGGGCGGCGAGGACGGGGGTGCGTGCGTCGTCGGCACCGGCTTCGCTGCCTACGTCGAGACGTGCGGCGGGATGTGGGAGCAGGCCGAGGTGCGGCTGACCGACGGCGGGCGCGTCGTGCTCGCGCTCGGCACCTGCCCGCACGGACAGGGCCACGAGACGACGTTCGCGCAGATCGCCGCCGACCGGCTCGGCGTGGCGCTGGAGGACGTGGAGCTGCGCTGGGGCGACAGCGACGTGGTCCCCGCGGGCGTCGGCACCTACTCCAGCCGCTCGGTGGCGATGGGCGGCTCGGCGCTCGTGCTCGCGCTCGACGACCTCTGCGAGCAGGCGCGGCCGGTCGCGGCGCGCCTGCTCGACGTGGAGCCGGACGTGCTGCGCTGGGACCTGGGCGGGTGGTGGTCGCGCGGCGGCGGGTTCGTCTCGCTGGCGGACCTCGCGGTCGTCGCGCCGGGGCTGCGGGGCGCCGGGCGGTTCGCGTCCGACCCCGTCTACTCCTCGGGTGTGACGGCGGCGGTCGTCGCGATCGAGCGCGCGACCGGCCGCCTGCGCGTGCTGCGGATCGCGGCGGTCGACGACGCGGGGACGATCGTCAACCCGCTGCTGGCCGAGGGCCAGGTGCTCGGCGGGACGGTCCAGGGACTCGGCGCGGTCCTCTGCGAGCAGGTCGTGCACGACGAGCGCGGCGTGCAGGCGAGCGACTCGCTCGCCTCCTACCGGCTCCCGGTCGCGGCCGACGTGCCGCCGATCGCCACGCGCTTCGTGCAGACGCCGTCGCCGCGCAACCCGCTCGGCGCGAAGGGCATCGGCGAGGCGGGCGCGATCGGCACGCCCGCGGCGATCGCCAACGCGGTCGCCGACGCGCTTGGCGGTGCCAGCATCGACCCGCCGTTCACGGCGCGGAAGCTGTGGCAGGCGCTGCAGGAGACGGCGCGGTGA
- a CDS encoding MFS transporter: MATARRPTLVLAVLLFAGGTYALSQTLVVTALPLLAEHFDASPEATSWTLTAFLLSGAACIPIVARLGDVYGKRRTLTIVMLVYCVGAAINTVAESLPPLIVGRVLQGAAAGLFPLGFGIVRESFPRERVAGGLGAISAVFGVGAGIGLPLSGLVIDHLSITWLFGIGLLGVPAAAATALLLPESPRVPRQPIDWLGAVLLATSIGSVLLAVTQGNRWGWASAPTVAALATGSLLAVVLVRHTGRTSAPLLDLGMLRDRRVAIANLTIFLVGASMFIAFVLNPQLALTDPAAGFGFGTTPTVAGLLLLSTALSQLVVGPLAGQIGARIGFRALMMGGTVLLVAAGAWMVFLHGHEWDLVIGGLLLGTGIACASAAAANVLADAVPPAQFGVATGMNTVLRTAGGAFGAAIATACLTGHTAAGGEAPAEGAFTLGFAIAAVIGAAAFVAAWRLPRSGGVRRPPASPRRGSSAGARRSRRSSDTPA; encoded by the coding sequence ATGGCGACGGCCCGCCGCCCCACGCTGGTGCTCGCCGTCCTGCTGTTCGCGGGCGGAACCTACGCGCTCTCGCAGACCCTCGTCGTCACGGCGCTGCCGCTCCTCGCGGAGCACTTCGACGCCTCCCCCGAGGCGACGTCGTGGACGCTGACCGCGTTCCTGCTGTCCGGCGCCGCCTGCATCCCGATCGTGGCACGCCTCGGCGACGTCTACGGCAAGCGCCGCACGCTCACGATCGTGATGCTCGTCTACTGCGTCGGCGCGGCGATCAACACGGTCGCGGAGTCGCTCCCGCCGCTGATCGTCGGTCGTGTCCTGCAAGGCGCCGCCGCCGGGCTGTTCCCGCTCGGGTTCGGGATCGTGCGCGAGTCGTTCCCGAGAGAGCGCGTCGCCGGCGGCCTCGGCGCGATCAGCGCCGTCTTCGGCGTCGGCGCCGGCATCGGGCTGCCGCTGTCCGGCCTCGTGATCGACCACCTGTCGATCACCTGGCTGTTCGGGATCGGCCTGCTCGGGGTGCCGGCCGCGGCCGCGACCGCACTGCTGCTGCCCGAGTCGCCGCGCGTGCCGCGGCAGCCGATCGACTGGCTCGGCGCCGTGCTGCTGGCGACCTCGATCGGGAGCGTCCTGCTCGCGGTGACGCAGGGCAACCGCTGGGGCTGGGCGTCGGCGCCGACGGTCGCCGCGCTGGCGACCGGATCGCTGCTGGCGGTCGTGCTCGTCCGCCACACGGGGCGCACGAGCGCACCGCTGCTCGACCTGGGGATGCTGCGCGACCGCCGCGTCGCGATCGCCAACCTGACGATCTTCCTCGTCGGCGCGTCGATGTTCATCGCCTTCGTCCTCAACCCGCAGCTCGCGCTGACCGACCCGGCCGCCGGCTTCGGCTTCGGGACGACGCCGACGGTCGCCGGCCTGCTGCTGCTGTCGACCGCGCTCAGCCAGCTCGTCGTCGGCCCGCTCGCCGGTCAGATCGGCGCGCGCATCGGCTTCCGCGCGCTGATGATGGGCGGCACCGTGCTGCTCGTCGCCGCGGGCGCGTGGATGGTCTTCCTGCACGGGCACGAATGGGACCTCGTCATCGGCGGCCTGCTGCTCGGCACCGGCATCGCGTGCGCCTCGGCGGCCGCCGCCAACGTGCTGGCCGACGCCGTGCCGCCGGCGCAGTTCGGCGTCGCGACCGGCATGAACACGGTGCTGCGGACGGCGGGCGGCGCGTTCGGCGCGGCGATCGCGACCGCCTGCCTCACCGGCCACACCGCCGCCGGCGGCGAGGCGCCGGCCGAGGGCGCGTTCACGCTCGGCTTCGCGATCGCCGCGGTCATCGGCGCGGCCGCGTTCGTCGCGGCGTGGCGGCTGCCGCGGTCCGGCGGGGTCAGGCGACCGCCGGCATCACCTCGTCGTGGATCGTCCGCAGGTGCGCGACGCAGTCGTCGATCGAGCGATACACCGGCTTGA
- a CDS encoding ABC transporter permease, with the protein MSTTVQTSSGAPPAKARKSPRRGTRSMLWWRLALVAEVLVFLGLWQLVVAQFEWIRPTMLPPPTEIASALGELVTDDGFFDALLYSLQNLAVGLALAIVVGIVLGLAMGWFRILQFTVAPLMWGLYATPTVALAPLIILGFGLGDTSKIVLVFIMSVFPIMLNTMEGVQTVPDSLVRAARVFGANGTALGRKVVLPATFPFLLVGLQRGVALAFIGEILGEFLGGAGGIGHMLEMATFDFRMADALAIVVVMVLVINAALIVLALLRRRFTPWHDTSVAKI; encoded by the coding sequence ATGAGCACGACAGTTCAGACCTCGTCCGGAGCGCCGCCCGCGAAGGCGCGCAAGTCACCGCGCCGCGGCACGCGCAGCATGCTGTGGTGGCGGCTCGCGCTCGTCGCGGAGGTGCTCGTCTTCCTCGGGCTCTGGCAGCTCGTGGTCGCGCAGTTCGAGTGGATCCGCCCGACGATGCTGCCGCCTCCGACCGAGATCGCCTCAGCGCTGGGCGAGCTGGTGACCGACGACGGCTTCTTCGACGCGCTGCTCTACAGCCTCCAGAACCTCGCGGTCGGGCTCGCGCTGGCGATCGTCGTCGGCATCGTGCTCGGGCTCGCGATGGGCTGGTTCCGGATCTTGCAGTTCACCGTCGCGCCGCTGATGTGGGGCCTCTACGCGACGCCGACCGTCGCGTTGGCGCCGCTGATCATCCTCGGCTTCGGCCTCGGTGACACGTCGAAGATCGTGCTCGTCTTCATCATGTCGGTCTTCCCGATCATGCTGAACACGATGGAGGGCGTGCAGACGGTGCCCGACTCGCTCGTGCGCGCCGCTCGCGTCTTCGGCGCCAACGGCACCGCGCTCGGACGCAAGGTGGTGCTGCCGGCGACGTTCCCGTTCCTGCTGGTGGGGCTGCAGCGCGGCGTCGCGCTCGCGTTCATCGGCGAGATCCTCGGCGAGTTCCTCGGCGGCGCGGGCGGGATCGGCCACATGCTGGAGATGGCGACGTTCGACTTCCGCATGGCCGACGCACTCGCGATCGTCGTGGTGATGGTGCTCGTGATCAATGCGGCGCTGATCGTGCTGGCGCTGCTGCGCCGTCGCTTCACGCCCTGGCACGACACCAGCGTCGCGAAGATCTAG
- a CDS encoding (2Fe-2S)-binding protein produces the protein MRVSVRINGRRCEADVEPRTLLSDFIRHEAGLTGTHVGCEQGVCGACTVQLDGEPARSCLMLAVQADGRELRTVEGLADGETPHPLQSAFEQTHALQCGFCTPGMLMTLDALLRRRPDAGEAEVRAALGGNLCRCTGYAAIVEAVRLAQEEG, from the coding sequence ATGAGGGTGTCGGTCAGGATCAACGGCCGGCGCTGCGAGGCCGACGTCGAGCCGCGCACGCTGCTGTCGGACTTCATCCGCCACGAGGCGGGCCTGACCGGCACCCACGTCGGTTGCGAGCAGGGCGTCTGCGGGGCGTGCACGGTCCAGCTCGACGGCGAGCCGGCACGCTCGTGCCTGATGCTCGCGGTCCAGGCCGACGGCCGCGAGCTGCGGACCGTCGAGGGGCTCGCGGACGGCGAGACGCCGCATCCGCTGCAGAGCGCCTTTGAGCAGACGCACGCGCTGCAGTGCGGCTTCTGCACGCCGGGCATGCTGATGACGCTCGACGCGCTGCTGCGCCGCCGCCCGGACGCCGGGGAGGCGGAGGTCCGCGCGGCGCTCGGCGGCAACCTCTGCCGCTGCACCGGCTACGCGGCGATCGTCGAAGCGGTGCGGCTCGCTCAGGAGGAGGGGTAG